A single genomic interval of Phocoenobacter uteri harbors:
- the recB gene encoding exodeoxyribonuclease V subunit beta, with product MKTLDPISLLLNKVALIEASAGTGKTYTMVNLYLRLLLGVGCQPLTVEQILVVTFTRAATQELRDRIRVKVAEVSKYFQEYSEKGACEALTSDDFLWEIYQNIENQLASALLRLRIAEQDIDVASIFTIDSFCQKMLSSFAFDSGMRFDIELQPDETELLTRLSEDVWRELFYSCTEIEADFILSNLQSPQAILKKIRSQLNDSLPSLSETQKMQLDSRLNDNLLKYNDFLTEVKQHWCENGQEMAQLLYDDLDKGTKKSLNGRSYQVRYVNSWVAKMDSWANSKTTGMPEHFDRFCQFYINEKTAKGKDPLYSEFFVKNEKYLTAYQQEFEPLFKQQGIILELKFLFTLRQKLANYKRTHKERNFSDFTNELNLALQSEKGQKLATQIRQLYPFAMIDEFQDTNLAQYQVFSAIFMDKNVQNQGFIMIGDPKQSIYKFRGADIFTYLKASQQADETATLERNWRSLPNVVTETNHLFDFKNDISPFIYQDIRFQPVAFKEKGQALLGQENVRYLLQEEFDLTLCAEHCASEIQQQLKLAEEGKLYLQKDDQKLPLQAQDIAILVRSASQAERIQQALKDRNIQSVYLSEKNSVYKSDEAQQILFLLYACLHFTNQKAILTSLGTALWQFSASELFELKNDEMQWDNWLEKFAHYNEIWLKQGVLPMLHHIFIKEELIAKLRNTDNADRKITNLLHLAELLQNAMPSLENETALVRWYETQLENALEHQEDQVLRLETEQKLIKIITFHGSKGLEYPVVWLPFVGRLVKPKMDQVIYRDQHNQQQWVFENASDEIKNAIAKEELAEELRLLYVAITRAVFQINFILPQQFKGKNSWNAMAYLLSNGEIGETASDIELLPTTTLLEKKQLAGELVNLAQNPPACDWVSRKEIVPNLQAKQFTQKIKFDGRVTSFSALHSYHQWQDEQKEEQVQDYDYQNMVHSDIDEETAQRYSAFTFPHSTKVGTILHSFFEHCDFTQPIECEKVAKLCEQLHLDEQWIEPTTQWFDQILATPLTEQGFALNQIPNAQRLNELQFYLRLKNGNALPELNRLIKKYAKLKDLPPLSLPQIKGFVRGFIDCLVKVDGKFYLFDYKSNFLGQFEEDYSAQNLARVMGQYRYDLQYLLYTLSVHRYLKSRLEDYDYERDFGGVGYLFLRAMNGKAQNGVFFDKPSKELIENMDLLFG from the coding sequence ATGAAAACGCTTGATCCTATCTCACTTCTTTTAAATAAAGTCGCTTTAATTGAGGCGTCTGCTGGTACGGGTAAAACCTATACAATGGTGAATCTTTATCTGCGATTGTTGCTCGGTGTGGGCTGTCAGCCTTTGACAGTGGAGCAAATTTTGGTGGTAACTTTTACGCGTGCGGCAACCCAAGAATTGCGAGATCGTATTCGTGTGAAGGTGGCGGAAGTGTCAAAATATTTTCAGGAATATAGTGAGAAAGGGGCGTGTGAAGCATTAACAAGCGATGATTTTTTATGGGAAATTTACCAAAATATTGAAAATCAGCTTGCATCTGCATTGTTGCGATTACGCATTGCCGAGCAAGATATTGATGTGGCAAGCATTTTTACCATTGATAGTTTTTGTCAAAAAATGTTATCAAGCTTTGCGTTTGATTCAGGAATGCGATTTGATATTGAATTACAGCCCGATGAAACGGAATTATTAACCCGTTTGAGCGAAGATGTATGGCGTGAGTTGTTCTATTCTTGTACAGAAATTGAGGCGGATTTTATTCTAAGCAATTTACAATCACCACAAGCCATTTTAAAGAAAATTCGTTCGCAACTAAATGATAGCTTACCTTCATTATCTGAAACACAAAAAATGCAATTAGATAGCCGTTTAAATGATAACTTATTAAAATATAATGATTTTTTAACGGAAGTTAAACAGCATTGGTGTGAGAATGGACAAGAAATGGCTCAGTTGCTTTATGATGATTTGGATAAAGGTACCAAAAAATCATTAAATGGACGTTCTTATCAGGTGCGTTATGTCAATTCTTGGGTTGCCAAAATGGACAGTTGGGCGAATTCAAAGACGACAGGAATGCCCGAGCATTTTGATCGTTTTTGTCAGTTTTATATCAATGAGAAAACCGCAAAAGGAAAAGATCCGCTATACAGTGAATTTTTTGTAAAAAATGAAAAATATTTGACCGCTTATCAGCAAGAATTTGAGCCGTTATTTAAGCAACAGGGCATTATTTTAGAATTAAAATTTTTATTCACGCTACGCCAAAAGTTAGCCAATTATAAGCGTACCCACAAAGAACGAAATTTTAGTGATTTTACGAATGAGTTGAATCTTGCTTTGCAAAGTGAAAAAGGGCAAAAATTGGCAACGCAAATTCGCCAGCTTTATCCTTTTGCGATGATTGATGAATTCCAAGATACCAACCTTGCACAATATCAAGTGTTTAGTGCGATTTTCATGGATAAAAATGTACAAAATCAAGGGTTTATAATGATTGGCGATCCAAAGCAATCTATCTATAAATTCCGTGGGGCGGATATTTTTACTTACCTTAAAGCGTCCCAGCAAGCTGATGAAACCGCGACCTTAGAGAGAAACTGGCGTTCGTTGCCCAACGTGGTTACGGAAACGAATCATCTTTTTGATTTTAAAAATGATATTAGCCCTTTTATTTATCAGGATATTCGCTTTCAACCTGTGGCGTTTAAAGAGAAAGGGCAAGCGTTGCTAGGACAGGAAAATGTACGCTATTTATTACAAGAAGAATTTGATTTGACGTTGTGTGCTGAGCATTGTGCGAGTGAAATTCAACAGCAATTAAAATTAGCCGAAGAGGGCAAATTATATTTGCAAAAAGACGATCAAAAGTTGCCGCTTCAAGCACAAGATATTGCTATTTTGGTACGAAGTGCAAGTCAGGCAGAGCGTATTCAACAAGCTCTGAAAGACCGTAATATTCAATCGGTGTATCTGTCTGAAAAAAACAGCGTTTATAAATCGGACGAGGCACAACAAATTCTATTTTTACTCTATGCGTGCTTACATTTTACCAATCAAAAAGCGATTTTAACCTCGCTAGGAACGGCGTTGTGGCAGTTTAGTGCCAGTGAATTATTTGAGTTAAAAAATGATGAAATGCAGTGGGATAATTGGTTGGAAAAATTTGCTCACTATAATGAAATTTGGCTCAAACAGGGCGTGTTACCGATGTTACACCATATTTTTATCAAGGAAGAATTGATTGCAAAATTGCGAAATACGGATAATGCGGATCGTAAAATTACCAATTTATTGCATTTGGCGGAACTGCTACAAAATGCGATGCCAAGTTTGGAAAATGAAACGGCGTTAGTGCGTTGGTATGAAACTCAGCTAGAAAATGCCCTTGAACATCAAGAAGATCAGGTGTTGCGTTTAGAAACGGAACAGAAATTGATTAAAATTATTACCTTTCACGGCTCAAAAGGGTTGGAATATCCTGTGGTTTGGTTGCCTTTTGTGGGGCGACTTGTTAAGCCAAAAATGGATCAAGTGATTTATCGAGATCAACATAATCAGCAACAATGGGTTTTTGAAAATGCCTCTGATGAGATCAAAAATGCCATTGCAAAAGAAGAGCTTGCGGAAGAATTACGCCTGCTTTATGTGGCGATTACACGTGCCGTTTTTCAAATCAATTTTATTTTGCCACAGCAGTTCAAGGGTAAAAATAGCTGGAATGCAATGGCGTATTTATTGAGCAATGGCGAGATAGGGGAAACGGCGAGCGATATTGAATTATTGCCAACCACGACGTTATTAGAGAAAAAACAGCTTGCGGGCGAATTGGTAAATTTAGCACAAAATCCACCCGCTTGTGATTGGGTTTCTCGCAAAGAAATCGTTCCAAATTTACAAGCAAAACAGTTTACCCAAAAAATCAAATTTGATGGACGAGTAACCAGTTTTAGTGCGTTGCATTCTTATCATCAATGGCAAGACGAGCAAAAAGAAGAACAGGTACAAGATTACGACTATCAAAATATGGTGCATTCTGATATTGATGAGGAAACGGCACAGCGTTATTCCGCCTTTACCTTCCCACACAGCACCAAAGTGGGGACGATTTTACACAGCTTTTTTGAACATTGTGATTTTACGCAACCGATCGAATGTGAGAAAGTGGCGAAATTATGTGAGCAGTTGCATTTAGACGAGCAGTGGATTGAGCCAACCACACAATGGTTTGATCAGATTTTAGCCACGCCGTTAACCGAGCAAGGTTTTGCGTTAAACCAAATTCCAAATGCCCAACGCTTAAATGAATTGCAGTTTTATTTACGCTTAAAAAATGGTAATGCCTTGCCTGAATTAAACCGCTTAATTAAAAAATACGCCAAATTAAAGGATCTACCGCCGTTATCCTTGCCACAAATAAAAGGTTTTGTGCGTGGTTTTATTGATTGTCTTGTGAAAGTGGACGGAAAATTTTATCTCTTTGATTATAAATCGAATTTCTTAGGGCAATTTGAAGAAGATTATTCTGCTCAAAATTTAGCACGTGTGATGGGGCAATATCGCTATGATTTGCAGTATTTACTTTACACGTTATCGGTTCACCGCTATTTAAAATCTCGCTTAGAAGATTACGATTATGAGCGAGATTTTGGTGGCGTGGGCTATTTATTCTTGCGTGCAATGAACGGAAAAGCACAAAATGGGGTGTTTTTTGATAAGCCAAGCAAAGAATTGATAGAAAATATGGATTTACTTTTTGGGTAA
- a CDS encoding YbaN family protein, protein MTKYNIKRILFFVSGWICVALGVIGAILPLMPTTPFVLLALFCFSRSSERFHSWLFNHRILGKPIRDWQENKTIPTYAKVMMTVMITFSCGMLAYKFL, encoded by the coding sequence ATGACTAAATATAACATTAAAAGAATACTCTTTTTTGTATCAGGTTGGATTTGTGTTGCACTAGGGGTGATAGGTGCAATTTTACCTTTAATGCCAACAACACCTTTTGTATTACTTGCTTTATTCTGTTTCTCTCGTAGTTCAGAACGTTTTCATTCTTGGCTGTTCAATCATCGAATTTTAGGAAAACCGATCAGAGATTGGCAAGAAAATAAAACGATCCCGACTTATGCGAAAGTAATGATGACGGTGATGATCACATTTAGTTGTGGTATGTTAGCTTACAAATTTTTATAA
- a CDS encoding ABC transporter ATP-binding protein, protein MTLLDIQHLSTEFGTTKVLKDLSLQLKSDEIICLLGASGCGKTTLLKAIAGLIEIKQGTITLAEQDLTRIAVEKRQIGFIFQDYALFPHLTVAENIQFGLEKQSQKEKQSITEEILNTVKLQEFGKRYPYELSGGQQQRVAIARSLVCNPKLLLLDEPFSNIDTQTRYEMIDEIKALLKSQNVPAIFVTHNKEEAFAFADRIAIMDQGKIIQYEEPTTLYNKPTNKFVADFLGETNYLDCDVLDTHRLNSPLGQDYFEHIPYIKGKYQWLIRPEQIAININSQGQGKVTKKLFLGQQYRYNIAINDLNITAYHRQNIPIGTAVDIGFIGNEVVLL, encoded by the coding sequence ATGACATTGCTTGATATTCAACATTTAAGTACTGAATTTGGTACGACAAAAGTCTTAAAAGATCTCAGTTTACAACTAAAATCAGATGAAATCATTTGTCTATTAGGTGCAAGTGGCTGTGGAAAGACAACACTCCTCAAAGCAATTGCGGGGTTAATTGAAATTAAACAAGGGACAATCACATTAGCAGAGCAAGATTTAACACGAATTGCTGTTGAAAAGCGTCAAATCGGCTTTATTTTTCAAGATTATGCTCTTTTCCCCCATCTAACTGTCGCAGAAAATATTCAATTTGGACTAGAAAAACAGTCACAAAAAGAAAAACAATCTATCACAGAAGAAATTCTTAACACAGTAAAATTGCAAGAATTTGGAAAACGCTACCCTTATGAATTATCTGGCGGTCAACAACAGCGTGTTGCTATCGCTCGTTCACTGGTTTGTAACCCTAAATTACTTCTTCTTGATGAACCTTTTTCAAATATTGATACCCAAACTCGCTACGAAATGATTGATGAAATTAAAGCATTACTAAAAAGTCAGAATGTACCAGCTATTTTTGTTACTCATAATAAAGAAGAAGCCTTTGCGTTTGCAGATCGTATTGCCATTATGGATCAAGGAAAAATAATTCAATATGAAGAACCAACAACTCTTTATAATAAACCAACAAATAAATTCGTTGCTGATTTTTTAGGAGAAACCAATTATTTAGATTGTGACGTTTTAGATACACATCGTTTAAACAGCCCACTTGGGCAAGATTATTTTGAGCATATTCCTTATATAAAAGGTAAATATCAATGGCTTATTCGCCCAGAACAAATTGCAATAAACATCAATTCACAGGGACAAGGCAAAGTAACAAAAAAATTATTTTTAGGACAACAATATCGCTATAACATTGCAATAAATGACTTAAATATAACCGCTTATCATCGCCAAAATATTCCGATTGGCACTGCTGTTGATATAGGTTTTATCGGTAATGAAGTTGTATTACTTTAA
- a CDS encoding ABC transporter permease — protein sequence MKTHFIWKLVTFIITIIVLLPLLAIIYHSFNGEIENLIHLWNTTLGTYVINSALLVSGTVAFALFFALPSAWLVSNYQFKGKQSLQWLLCLPLSIPAYISAYIYTDLLDYSGEIQTLLRNIFDWQNAQDYWFPQARTMYGACFILALVLYPYIFLVVRVALLEQSENLLQSAKILGANRIKTFLKVTFPLCRSAIVVGISLVAMETLGDFGTVSYFAVPTLTTAIYDSWLGFGDFGTASRIAVFMLLIIFIFISIENYSRRKQKIYQRGYEQKVQQKQLRGKGLFFAYLWCGTLLSLAFFIPFGRLIYWTFHYFEQSWNSGFLEFAQNSLKVSIIASIIAVILTLILHFTARFSQKNKLEQGFSRLSLQISSLGYAIPGTVLAIGLLAILTTADHQLHGFLKSLGLAPVGLIFSGSIFALIIAYVIRFLAMAIGGIENSLSKISPSLDMASQTMGKNGIKMLTKIHFPLISKGIITAGLMVFIECMKELNASLLLRPFNFETLATYLFNLTSTEQLEEAALSAVILVIIGIIPVIWLTRSLISQSQKER from the coding sequence ATGAAGACCCATTTTATTTGGAAATTAGTTACTTTTATTATCACTATCATCGTGTTATTGCCATTATTGGCCATTATCTATCACTCATTTAATGGTGAAATAGAAAATCTAATTCATTTATGGAATACTACTCTTGGTACTTACGTTATAAACTCAGCTTTACTCGTATCTGGCACGGTTGCCTTTGCCCTTTTTTTTGCACTTCCTTCTGCTTGGTTAGTTTCTAATTATCAATTTAAGGGCAAACAATCCTTACAATGGTTGTTATGTTTACCACTTTCAATCCCAGCTTATATCAGTGCTTATATTTATACCGATCTATTAGACTACTCTGGTGAGATACAAACCTTATTACGAAATATTTTTGACTGGCAAAATGCCCAAGATTATTGGTTTCCACAAGCAAGGACAATGTATGGTGCGTGCTTTATTTTAGCTCTCGTACTTTATCCTTACATCTTCTTGGTTGTACGAGTCGCATTGCTTGAACAATCAGAAAACTTATTACAAAGTGCCAAAATATTAGGTGCAAATAGAATCAAAACCTTTTTAAAAGTAACATTTCCACTGTGTCGTTCAGCGATTGTCGTCGGTATATCCTTAGTTGCAATGGAAACTTTAGGTGATTTTGGTACAGTCTCTTATTTTGCTGTACCTACCTTAACTACCGCAATTTATGATTCTTGGCTAGGCTTTGGCGACTTTGGTACAGCTAGCCGAATTGCTGTTTTTATGCTATTGATCATTTTTATATTTATTAGTATAGAAAATTATAGTCGCCGTAAACAAAAAATTTATCAACGTGGCTATGAGCAAAAAGTACAACAAAAACAATTACGTGGCAAAGGATTGTTCTTTGCTTATTTATGGTGTGGTACATTACTCAGCCTTGCCTTTTTTATTCCTTTTGGGCGTTTAATTTATTGGACATTCCATTATTTTGAACAATCTTGGAATTCAGGTTTTTTAGAATTTGCCCAAAATAGCCTAAAAGTATCTATTATCGCCTCAATCATCGCAGTAATACTCACATTGATTCTTCATTTTACAGCTCGTTTTTCACAAAAAAATAAATTGGAGCAAGGGTTTTCACGCCTTTCATTACAAATATCCTCTCTCGGCTATGCAATACCTGGAACAGTATTAGCCATCGGCTTACTCGCCATTTTAACAACAGCCGATCACCAATTACACGGATTCCTAAAATCACTCGGATTAGCTCCTGTTGGGCTTATCTTTTCAGGATCAATTTTTGCCTTAATTATCGCTTATGTCATTCGATTTTTAGCAATGGCCATTGGTGGAATTGAAAATTCATTGAGTAAAATATCCCCCTCATTAGATATGGCAAGCCAAACGATGGGAAAAAATGGAATAAAAATGCTCACTAAAATTCACTTCCCTTTAATATCCAAAGGAATTATTACCGCAGGGTTAATGGTTTTTATTGAATGTATGAAAGAGCTGAATGCCTCACTACTTTTACGACCGTTTAATTTTGAAACCTTAGCGACTTATTTATTTAATTTAACATCAACAGAACAGTTAGAAGAAGCAGCTTTATCTGCTGTAATATTAGTGATTATTGGTATAATCCCAGTAATTTGGCTAACTCGTTCTCTTATTTCTCAATCACAAAAAGAGCGTTAA
- the glp gene encoding gephyrin-like molybdotransferase Glp translates to MIHVEDLRRIIIEDINSIPKKTESESVALLNAIGRVLSEDIVSDINIPTSSVSAMDGYALHSSGQNFQENCEFVCIGESIAGKPFDGVLGSGECVRIMTGAVIPENTDCVVMQENVQREETENKITIKLMKTQPLGNNIRREGEEVSKGLAVLKAGHCISVTDIPLLASVGCGSVNVYKPLKIAVFSTGDELREAGEVLQKGQIYDSNRPTVKALLQSFPVIINDYGIIKDNPDEISRILEKAASENDIVVTSGGVSVGDYDFLKDCVSKLGNIVQYKVALKPGKPFVFGHLGKARYFGLPGNPLSTTISATLFLLPAIYQYFGVTLPKLSVKAKLGNEIKRRSGRTELQRGFVEKDANNDWVVYTQFSQDSHRIYQLSQANAFVYLPAEKAEFEKEEYVEIFPLNGKFL, encoded by the coding sequence ATGATTCACGTTGAAGATCTCCGTCGCATTATTATTGAAGATATAAACAGTATTCCAAAGAAAACCGAATCAGAAAGTGTTGCATTGTTAAATGCCATTGGGCGAGTGTTAAGCGAGGATATTGTCTCTGATATCAATATTCCAACTTCGTCAGTATCAGCAATGGACGGCTATGCGTTACATTCAAGCGGTCAAAATTTTCAAGAAAATTGCGAATTTGTGTGTATTGGGGAATCTATCGCAGGAAAACCTTTTGATGGCGTGTTAGGTTCTGGCGAATGCGTGCGTATTATGACCGGTGCGGTTATTCCTGAAAATACCGATTGCGTGGTCATGCAAGAGAATGTTCAGCGTGAAGAAACAGAAAATAAAATCACAATTAAGCTAATGAAAACGCAACCTTTGGGCAATAATATCCGTCGTGAAGGTGAGGAAGTGTCTAAGGGGTTAGCAGTATTAAAAGCAGGGCATTGTATTTCTGTTACTGATATTCCTTTATTAGCAAGCGTGGGCTGTGGTTCAGTCAATGTTTATAAGCCATTAAAAATCGCGGTTTTTTCAACAGGCGATGAATTGCGTGAAGCGGGTGAAGTATTACAAAAAGGGCAAATCTACGATTCAAACCGCCCAACCGTGAAAGCATTATTGCAATCTTTCCCTGTGATCATCAATGATTACGGCATTATCAAAGACAATCCTGATGAAATCAGCCGTATTTTAGAAAAAGCGGCGAGCGAAAATGATATCGTGGTAACCTCTGGCGGTGTGTCTGTTGGCGATTATGATTTCTTAAAAGATTGCGTGAGCAAACTGGGTAATATTGTGCAATATAAAGTTGCATTAAAACCCGGTAAACCTTTTGTATTTGGTCACTTAGGCAAGGCACGTTATTTTGGTTTACCAGGTAATCCGCTTTCAACCACAATCAGTGCAACCTTATTCTTACTTCCTGCCATTTATCAATATTTTGGTGTAACCTTACCGAAATTAAGCGTAAAAGCAAAATTAGGCAATGAAATTAAACGCCGTTCAGGTCGTACTGAATTACAACGTGGTTTTGTTGAGAAAGACGCAAATAATGATTGGGTGGTTTACACGCAATTCTCACAAGATTCACACCGTATTTATCAGTTAAGTCAAGCGAATGCGTTTGTCTATTTGCCAGCAGAAAAAGCTGAGTTTGAAAAAGAGGAATATGTTGAGATTTTCCCTTTAAACGGCAAATTTTTGTAG
- the moaA gene encoding GTP 3',8-cyclase MoaA: MRNLTETDNKSAPLTDLFQRRLSYLRLSVTDLCNFKCNYCLPDGYQGKKPKNELTVSEIDNLVSTFADLGTKKIRLTGGEPTLRKDINEIIQVCQKPENIQKVALTTNGWKLEQHYKKWIDSGLNQINISVDSLDEDTFEQITGRRSLSSILRAIDLIMDYKPLPIKLNAVLLKESGVQQLHSVLAFIKDKPISFRFIELMQTAENNLLFENSHLSASRIVKILEREGWTALPRGKDAGPAVEYAHPDYMGRMGVIAPYSKDFCKNCNRLRVTAMGNLHLCLFDSCAFNIRPYLADGKRSDLINYLQNLMPQKPEMHHLHENNSGLITNLSMIGG, from the coding sequence ATGAGAAATCTTACCGAGACTGATAATAAATCAGCACCATTAACTGATTTATTTCAGCGGAGATTGAGTTATTTACGCTTGTCAGTAACCGATTTATGTAATTTTAAATGTAATTATTGCTTGCCAGATGGTTATCAAGGAAAGAAGCCGAAGAATGAATTAACGGTGTCTGAAATTGATAATTTGGTTTCAACTTTTGCGGATTTAGGCACAAAGAAGATCCGTTTAACAGGTGGCGAGCCGACGTTAAGAAAAGACATTAACGAGATTATCCAAGTCTGCCAGAAACCTGAAAATATTCAAAAAGTTGCTTTAACGACTAACGGTTGGAAGTTGGAGCAGCATTATAAAAAGTGGATCGATTCAGGACTGAATCAGATCAATATCAGTGTGGATAGTTTGGACGAAGATACCTTTGAGCAGATCACAGGACGACGTTCTTTAAGCTCAATTTTAAGAGCGATTGATTTGATAATGGATTATAAGCCATTACCGATCAAATTGAATGCGGTATTGTTGAAAGAAAGTGGCGTTCAGCAACTTCACAGTGTTTTGGCATTTATCAAGGATAAACCGATCAGCTTTCGTTTTATTGAGTTAATGCAAACCGCAGAAAATAATTTATTATTTGAAAATTCGCATTTAAGTGCGAGCCGTATTGTGAAAATTTTAGAAAGAGAAGGTTGGACGGCGTTACCACGAGGTAAAGACGCAGGTCCTGCCGTAGAATATGCTCATCCTGACTATATGGGACGAATGGGCGTGATTGCACCTTATAGCAAAGATTTTTGTAAAAATTGTAACCGTTTAAGAGTAACCGCAATGGGGAACTTGCATTTATGCTTGTTTGACAGTTGTGCGTTTAATATTCGTCCTTATTTGGCGGATGGTAAGCGGTCAGATTTGATCAATTATTTACAAAATTTAATGCCACAAAAACCAGAAATGCACCATTTACATGAAAACAATTCTGGCTTAATTACAAATTTATCTATGATTGGAGGATAA
- the moaB gene encoding molybdenum cofactor biosynthesis protein B yields MHDGGKQFEPLNIAILTVSDTRTFAEDTSGDYLQESLLKAGHNLYERKLCTDHLYDIRAIVSQWIADKECQVVIITGGTGFYDKDITPEAVSILFDKTVDGFGEVFRQCSQNTVQLSTIQSRAVAGVANRTLIFAIPGSTGACKTAWGDILENQLDARTKPCNFVPHVRFIK; encoded by the coding sequence ATGCACGATGGTGGAAAACAATTTGAACCATTAAACATTGCCATTTTAACCGTATCGGATACCCGTACTTTTGCGGAAGATACGTCAGGCGATTACTTGCAAGAGTCGTTATTAAAAGCAGGACATAATTTATATGAACGTAAATTGTGTACCGATCATCTTTATGATATTCGTGCAATCGTAAGTCAATGGATTGCGGATAAAGAATGCCAAGTTGTGATTATCACGGGTGGAACAGGTTTTTACGATAAAGATATTACTCCTGAGGCAGTAAGCATTTTATTTGATAAAACCGTTGATGGCTTTGGCGAAGTATTCCGTCAATGCTCACAAAATACCGTTCAATTATCAACGATTCAATCACGTGCAGTAGCAGGCGTGGCAAATCGTACCTTGATTTTTGCTATTCCAGGTTCAACGGGTGCCTGTAAAACAGCGTGGGGCGACATTTTAGAAAATCAATTAGATGCAAGAACTAAACCTTGCAACTTTGTACCACACGTTAGATTTATCAAATAA
- the mobA gene encoding molybdenum cofactor guanylyltransferase, giving the protein MNKLAHIAILAGGNSRRMGQNKAQLLFEGETLLSRLVQDARQLDLATFVCADDYTYSEIATQNITLSPDLLLNKSGALSAIQPVLEQSYLANQQWLWVYSCDALLLPSEIIDLFQQAIDEIDANQDTQTKTILLKNHKLLPLVGLYHTSLAKDLKDYLLAGNRRVMPFCDQFKMKEIELPDSVSFCCNFNTPEQFENAKQQYTQYRKHIG; this is encoded by the coding sequence ATGAATAAATTAGCACATATCGCTATCTTAGCAGGTGGCAACAGTCGCCGAATGGGGCAGAATAAAGCACAGCTACTTTTTGAAGGTGAGACCTTGCTTTCAAGATTGGTGCAAGACGCTCGTCAATTAGACTTAGCCACTTTTGTATGTGCTGATGATTACACTTATTCAGAAATTGCAACGCAGAATATTACGTTATCCCCTGATTTATTGCTGAATAAATCAGGGGCATTATCTGCCATTCAACCTGTGTTAGAGCAGAGCTATTTAGCCAATCAGCAGTGGTTGTGGGTATATAGTTGTGATGCGTTGTTGTTACCATCAGAAATTATTGATTTATTTCAGCAAGCGATCGATGAAATCGATGCAAATCAAGATACACAAACAAAAACAATTTTACTAAAAAATCACAAATTATTGCCGTTGGTAGGGTTATATCACACATCATTGGCGAAGGATTTAAAAGATTATTTATTAGCTGGCAATCGCCGAGTCATGCCATTTTGTGATCAATTTAAGATGAAAGAAATTGAATTGCCAGATTCTGTGAGTTTCTGTTGCAATTTTAATACGCCAGAGCAGTTTGAGAACGCAAAGCAACAGTACACGCAATATAGAAAACATATAGGTTAA
- the moaC gene encoding cyclic pyranopterin monophosphate synthase MoaC, with protein MNFTHLDNNGNANMVGVSNKVATHRTAKAMAKIRFPQDIYQIILENDRQTPKGSIEGIARIAGIMGAKQTSNLIPLCHPLPLEKCKVSFEYSETEPVLTIYTSAEVTHKTGIEMEALTAASVAALTVYDMCKALTHNMIIEEVRLLEKTGGKKDVCIK; from the coding sequence ATGAATTTTACCCATTTAGATAATAATGGAAATGCAAATATGGTGGGCGTGAGCAATAAAGTTGCCACACACCGCACAGCCAAAGCAATGGCTAAGATCCGTTTTCCACAAGATATTTATCAAATTATTTTGGAAAATGATCGTCAAACCCCAAAAGGATCAATTGAGGGGATCGCACGAATTGCGGGGATTATGGGGGCAAAACAGACCTCAAATTTAATTCCACTTTGCCACCCATTACCTTTGGAAAAATGCAAAGTCTCTTTTGAATATTCAGAAACAGAGCCAGTTTTAACGATTTATACCTCTGCGGAAGTCACCCATAAAACAGGGATTGAAATGGAAGCCTTAACCGCAGCCAGCGTTGCGGCTTTAACGGTTTATGATATGTGTAAAGCATTAACGCACAATATGATTATTGAAGAAGTTCGCTTATTAGAAAAAACAGGGGGTAAAAAAGATGTCTGTATCAAATAA
- a CDS encoding MoaD/ThiS family protein codes for MSVSNNTFKILYFAVFQEKANKSEEIRPLSDSLTAEMLFSNICTELGVELSQKQVRVSVNHQFTAWDTVIMPNDIVAFIPPVAGG; via the coding sequence ATGTCTGTATCAAATAATACCTTTAAAATTTTATATTTTGCGGTTTTTCAAGAAAAAGCGAATAAATCAGAAGAAATACGTCCGTTAAGTGACAGCCTAACTGCTGAAATGTTATTTAGCAATATTTGTACAGAGCTAGGTGTCGAATTATCTCAAAAACAAGTGCGAGTGAGCGTGAATCATCAGTTTACCGCTTGGGATACGGTTATTATGCCAAATGATATCGTGGCATTTATTCCACCAGTGGCAGGAGGCTAA